The following coding sequences lie in one Anguilla anguilla isolate fAngAng1 chromosome 14, fAngAng1.pri, whole genome shotgun sequence genomic window:
- the LOC118213325 gene encoding protein FAM240C-like, with amino-acid sequence MSLARIHDKYRLRKFWEQKIANHGQMVGNEEIRMKRSALSKLREEWIQRLEIQTRHLKAINEEHEEG; translated from the exons ATGAGTTTGGCACGGATTCATGATAAATACAGATTAAGAAAATTCTGGGAGCAGAAAATTGCGAATCACGGCCAGATGGTTGGGAATGAAGAAATAAGAATGAAGAGAAGTGCTTTGTCTAA ACTGCGGGAGGAGTGGATCCAGAGACTGGAGATTCAGACCAGGCACCTGAAGGCCATTAACGAGGAGCATGAAGAGGGCTAA
- the LOC118213442 gene encoding C3a anaphylatoxin chemotactic receptor, translating into MAEESSTLFYDNYYSDYNNYSAIFNLSDFYQDTIHPMDIVSIVLYSLTCILGLPGNAFVIWIAGFKMKRTVNTVWFLNLASADFLCCLSIPFSIVEIALDYHWPYGNLMCKVIPTVIILNMFASVFILTLISLDRFALVIKPIWSQNHRRLSLAYLLSGTTWFVALLLSIPTMIYRESHFTDITNITRCAYNSDMTQSVAKKIYVSRFVFGFVIPLFIIVACYLLIGRKVSRSSFGRSQKALKLILGVIVAFFVCWLPYHVVGLILEYTEDNAVMKSLDPLSIALAYINSCLNPILYVFMGQDFKEKVRLSLRRVLENVFDEDVSRSTAHSREQPSRATNSSEAQL; encoded by the coding sequence ATGGCTGAAGAATCAAGCACGCTTTTTTATGATAATTACTATTCGGATTACAATAATTATTCCGCCATTTTTAACCTAAGTGATTTTTACCAGGATACCATCCACCCCATGGATATTGTATCAATTgtactctacagcctgacatgTATCTTGGGTCTCCCTGGCAATGCCTTTGTCATATGGATAGCAGGGTTCAAGATGAAGAGGACAGTCAACACTGTCTGGTTCTTGAATTTAGCAAGTGCTGATTTCCTCTGCTGTTTGTCCATACCTTTTTCCATTGTGGAAATAGCTTTGGACTACCACTGGCCCTATGGCAACTTAATGTGCAAAGTAATTCCCACGGTCATCATCCTCAACATGTTCGCCAGTGTCTTCATACTGACCCTGATCAGCCTGGACCGGTTTGCTCTGGTCATCAAGCCCATTTGGTCTCAGAATCACCGCCGTCTCTCTCTGGCCTATCTGCTGAGCGGAACTACATGGTTTGTGGCCCTTCTCCTCAGCATTCCCACCATGATCTACAGAGAGTCTCATTTCACTGACATTACCAACATCACCCGGTGTGCGTACAACAGTGACATGACACAATCCGTTGCCAAAAAGATCTATGTTAGTAGgtttgtgtttgggtttgtgATTCCTCTCTTCATCATTGTTGCATGCTATTTGCTTATCGGTAGGAAAGTAAGCCGAAGTTCATTCGGCCGGTCCCAGAAGGCCTTGAAGCTCATTCTTGGGGTCATTGTAGCATTCTTTGTGTGCTGGCTCCCATACCATGTTGTTGGTCTGATACTAGAATATACAGAGGACAATGCTGTGATGAAGTCCCTTGATCCACTATCAATCGCCCTGGCATACATCAACAGCTGTCTGAACCCCATCCTGTATGTGTTCATGGGCCAGGACTTCAAAGAGAAGGTCCGGCTTTCTCTTAGACGTGTCTTGGAGAATGTTTTCGATGAGGATGTGTCTCGGTCTACGGCCCACTCCAGAGAGCAGCCATCACGGGCCACAAATTCATCTGAAGCACAGCTCTGA